In Sphingobacterium sp. lm-10, one DNA window encodes the following:
- a CDS encoding DUF6603 domain-containing protein — translation MKNSTYNDTHTFTEDAFDANNDVSFSELDPILGSLGEMVGLLDKENGESEVYHLNNAWFKDPIENTKSGFTEKSAHFGDLLGQLLGKVGGNALGIPVIDPSLLGTWYPVKYDDKLTGLYFVTYERGTETVLGFGVLHSWTVTSDNPLIKVNVWGQIPFLRIDKGQVNITFDTPGYPINFGIAVEGAKEDSPLVAINDVSFNAVKVNAGIDFAADIPFQLSVQVLALKLAGDKKPSDRTLADLEAITGQQILETVSSLFVGALSKVFDTQQTRISYFPPLLGLSSIVPNSDEKLPTLEWYELFKIASKPADYPNGAATPFINWFNTISANPAQLKTWLSCLGGFIGVTPVQATGAGTRNDPFQISLVSVNEIGKLNFTVGTNVVEEGIRYFYPGISFEGKDIVLGDSDIALNLEADLELAQFQLNGKDAKAAPTINFQLKCDLHNKNEEQPLCEFDDHETGRYCFGNLEGGMSFGISGRVIPYFRLNKVDTPSSSFETIDLLSPSQLANAGASVLSDGIKTLLGVTSKETNTFSNNVASLIGVTVPHSAGTLWPDKLAAPFDATQMIDSITNPIGAWADYYLKALRYAPLVNGKKAFTYIVQDFAQMLNAGIGVETITVTGDGTQDAPWKAGISLTDVSLPAYLTAYQVAVGKDAVRLVLGLSLEPELTLLETKVVPAIVLDFVSVDFPSPDNPNQAVVADWLPLIAAKLTLPDGFDTPEVAGISISVKKSQLSATWSRFGGWNWSLFVNKPSLKLDGEDLALGQDLNFNDQSALEDLVINGVATFGPFLTGALGAFLMRSNTRAGLLTTGAFGLLTDLSKSPIFPKGFKWDGFTQFKIADFHQPWTAIRNQFISNFDSEQKAKSLLALLSWTINSDLETPPTIGGSGSFIDPYKTPLPQGFELPVWYDAGTNIIGTGIGRNDSYHYKKSALNFQFDLETRLNAIEYSLANEEFVNANNCPSFSLLGTLSNPDGPLVDLPLDAGRVGKVILGLNLSMTDAVIKFEPVVTMLDVTLAGQKKRDSLTLNDILSPDFAASLQQSFYTILNQAVQAAAGQVKDVPGFKTTYELLSLLGLVTTRNKENDPYAINVDGWNGLLANFDTYIENQLSSLLTNVDARKQLFGFLENIFDISIPQFPKPLLDLLHGLGICGPSEQGYPLYPKALLEICSSPVDSIRSRFEDLFSNTTSLTALAKELVQDIPPTQWGSFTFSTNSSGVVTLSVLPKDAWKLGTFAEFSGSFSLDLINSSLILTLDGYCPVLGLSLSNTINLKYPVSQDTIFTSKITWGDGSKPAADPLQLYPFNGQDFVDQLSKIAPAYVLNVLLNAVLEDSLLNKYPFLQQVFSGLGLATKVDSSQKAGLVMAANGQEWSMQSLLGILKDPLPWLLSDSVLGHDGRFNVGALVHLLSNLPKVSTESGIMVTPLENGAKISGLPYGLGIDLTGENGVASFLFGTKKIDIADGTAVLDNLRLKVDLDANFQPAFAGALDISTTKADFPFYLSAGFDKQFLLKISRGTPDKPEGLDLQLLPFLGWGNIAGQAAGLAAATLVKDLTPKLLKALSETKAKPFIDKLTGFATAVDVNDLVTALLKILTPQNFRDKTQTELFAMVEEAGLSWLRGRFNPDNAATTADAVKALLDGVVPGELTTNKGMILFKPGENFPVLKAGLNDKNLLGLWAGLELPKLEIVDINIADAGAGIDINTGEFDFNFGLDIMIPVEGASGPSLNLHYVSADGFVLNIDPLTSKTETGMVNSSLKRQLLPEFFPGPNSLSDKMSEWIFSVFKNVVPRYISALILNQESVHAWLEAPVISTGSGAPSPALLLEATSLIVSSGATEKKYYLNSFDNLLNITPEAFFGNLLQTLMQNEITLLNFGEGKKSSIKIGPDPNHQGNYGLHLFAPNLKIDAIPNIVLQLGDEDDEWIKGSGGDKLSNPGIGIYLPIKSDAETKGLSADFTRINLVFNNVGFDIVGTKGKPLVDFSRFVINAIKPRVLFDLNLNGGSPEITFGAAATLEDIGISLAPSNMVSGAEGNPIASNLLGSGDKENENNPATNPTFSVTAGYTKNVYVNLKSNTGDGTQVILPVQRSFGPLYVDSLGLGWDAKSLERYLHFLFSGSVELAGLKATLIGLDVGLPTNTPADFKAYTLDLQGLDISFDGGSVSLDAGLLKQTEPFLCYNGTAVIKGGSFSLMALGSYAEIPVSSQPNAATAPSLFVFGVLNAPLGGPPAFFITGVAAGFSYNRSIMIPSIEKVQEFPLVRGVVEGSFTSNDPVEALKSLSEIVKPEIGQYWVAAGLKFKSFELVNTVALLFLSFGKEWDINLLGLSYATLPPEVPEIAIAYFELAIKASFKPTEGIISAEARLTPNSYVLTKDCKVTGGFAFYLWYKDITTDDYKIAAGDFVITLGGYHPAFSKPVYYPDVPRLGMQWKMDIPVGKISIVGGAYFALCPTAIMAGGYLNVSYELGPLSAWLNAYANFLIEWKPFYFNVGIGITIGVAFGTTIAGVSVTLKAELGAKLYLEGPPTHGFIEVNWYVISFTIPIGSGDTNKDNQLTWELFEKSFLPANAKSDDRSAHQSFIVDSFKAEGTQQEVVKWTAQKGMLSTNTNSEIWLVNPVPFSVSVQSVIPTNLVTVSGSDVKIIGKPVGIRPMGYINNLDAPFTIAIVDEGGNEIDLKKNEITLTAITNGAPSALWSKEMLDKKQAPDASTMLIEGALFGLTLAADHYKIPKNLPAFDLSNLEYDDNPYRLLPYALVPSYPAASLYPDQNRSYTIIKRSVMNSEVIAKREGVFKALRASEINAPANPDLSVMAFSAEMILQDLPVIARIGVYQNGGQVVGGNALPKVTRIKKVISKKKEIGQPRLHAVVKRYNSRAVIRGLRDATLSDLPTYNTLVRASWSDKKEVPLTDNLPSPNFITVHDGGVAIWEVDEKSLVTVNNDGDLPVLVFSFNKYREITEMKFFESGTTYTLPAFTAQVVIQGYGQHIENAVGWQSNTLLSKVNSVWALTDRALIRVQNSQRITVPGTGKQMGLIDTCYMLENNMVQGLNGLEPGWIQSLFPITCKYIAVLTESVIEGDTDLLTTITAGEIPQKAGLTIPLKTHIHEGKTTLIYAVPETKDTDTYYGVVTKPGSSDLSIIGMYGINNLEEFSGNLWNSLSLEYGAIDLEAENNKSCTLNVTAK, via the coding sequence ATGAAAAACAGCACTTACAACGATACCCATACATTTACCGAAGATGCTTTTGATGCCAATAATGACGTGTCTTTTTCGGAGCTTGATCCTATATTGGGAAGTTTGGGCGAAATGGTTGGCCTTCTTGACAAGGAAAATGGAGAAAGTGAAGTCTATCATCTCAACAATGCCTGGTTTAAAGACCCTATAGAAAATACGAAAAGTGGATTTACCGAAAAGTCTGCACATTTTGGAGATCTGCTCGGGCAACTATTAGGTAAAGTAGGGGGCAACGCATTGGGAATTCCGGTGATAGATCCTTCATTGTTAGGCACCTGGTATCCGGTGAAGTATGATGATAAGCTTACAGGGCTGTATTTTGTGACCTATGAGAGAGGAACGGAAACGGTTTTAGGCTTTGGTGTTTTACATAGTTGGACAGTTACTTCTGATAATCCATTAATAAAAGTGAATGTATGGGGTCAGATACCTTTTTTGAGAATAGATAAAGGCCAGGTAAACATCACTTTCGATACGCCGGGTTATCCTATCAATTTTGGAATTGCGGTAGAGGGCGCTAAAGAAGATAGCCCTTTAGTAGCCATTAATGATGTTTCCTTCAATGCTGTAAAAGTAAACGCAGGGATTGATTTCGCTGCTGACATTCCTTTTCAGTTATCTGTTCAGGTGCTTGCATTAAAGCTTGCCGGAGATAAAAAGCCAAGCGACCGGACTTTAGCAGACCTCGAAGCGATAACGGGACAACAGATACTGGAAACAGTATCCAGTCTATTTGTCGGTGCTTTAAGTAAGGTGTTTGATACGCAGCAAACAAGGATAAGTTATTTTCCGCCTCTATTGGGATTGAGCTCTATCGTGCCAAATTCTGACGAAAAATTACCGACACTTGAGTGGTACGAACTGTTTAAAATTGCTTCTAAACCAGCCGATTATCCCAACGGTGCTGCGACTCCGTTTATCAATTGGTTCAATACCATAAGTGCTAATCCAGCACAGTTAAAAACATGGCTTTCCTGCCTGGGAGGTTTTATCGGCGTTACACCAGTGCAAGCTACAGGAGCCGGCACCAGAAATGATCCATTCCAGATTTCATTAGTCAGTGTGAATGAAATAGGAAAATTAAACTTTACAGTAGGAACAAATGTAGTTGAGGAAGGTATTCGATATTTTTATCCGGGAATATCATTTGAAGGAAAAGATATTGTATTGGGGGATTCGGATATTGCGCTGAATCTGGAGGCTGATCTGGAGCTGGCACAATTCCAGCTTAACGGTAAAGATGCTAAGGCGGCTCCGACCATTAATTTCCAATTGAAATGCGACCTGCATAACAAAAATGAGGAGCAGCCTTTATGTGAATTTGATGATCATGAAACCGGGAGGTACTGTTTTGGAAATCTCGAAGGCGGAATGTCATTCGGCATATCGGGCCGCGTAATTCCTTATTTCAGACTAAATAAGGTGGATACACCATCCAGCTCTTTTGAGACGATTGACTTGCTTTCTCCTTCACAATTGGCAAATGCCGGAGCATCCGTATTAAGTGATGGTATTAAGACATTGTTAGGAGTAACATCAAAGGAAACCAATACATTTTCCAATAACGTTGCATCACTTATAGGAGTAACAGTGCCCCATAGCGCAGGTACGCTCTGGCCAGATAAACTAGCCGCTCCATTCGATGCGACGCAAATGATTGACTCCATTACGAATCCGATAGGAGCATGGGCAGACTATTATTTGAAGGCACTGCGGTATGCTCCATTGGTGAACGGGAAGAAAGCATTTACCTATATCGTGCAGGATTTTGCGCAAATGCTGAATGCTGGAATAGGAGTCGAAACGATAACAGTTACGGGTGACGGCACGCAAGATGCTCCCTGGAAAGCGGGTATATCACTTACCGATGTTTCCTTACCAGCCTATCTTACCGCCTATCAGGTAGCTGTAGGCAAAGACGCCGTACGTCTTGTCTTGGGATTATCCCTGGAGCCGGAACTAACTTTGCTTGAAACCAAGGTTGTACCAGCCATAGTACTTGATTTTGTAAGCGTTGATTTTCCATCGCCCGATAATCCAAATCAAGCAGTTGTAGCCGATTGGCTTCCGCTGATCGCTGCCAAATTAACCTTGCCCGACGGATTTGACACTCCGGAGGTTGCCGGTATATCCATTAGCGTCAAGAAATCGCAGTTGTCTGCCACGTGGAGCAGATTTGGCGGTTGGAACTGGTCTTTATTTGTTAATAAGCCGTCTTTAAAATTAGATGGAGAGGATCTGGCTTTAGGTCAGGATCTTAATTTCAATGACCAAAGTGCACTGGAAGACCTCGTAATAAACGGTGTGGCTACTTTTGGGCCTTTTCTGACGGGAGCATTAGGAGCTTTCCTAATGCGAAGCAATACTAGAGCGGGATTATTAACGACTGGTGCTTTTGGCCTATTAACCGATCTGTCAAAATCACCTATTTTTCCGAAAGGATTTAAATGGGATGGTTTTACACAGTTTAAGATTGCCGATTTTCATCAACCATGGACTGCAATCAGAAATCAGTTCATATCCAATTTTGATTCCGAGCAGAAAGCAAAAAGCTTGCTGGCACTTTTATCTTGGACGATAAATTCTGATTTGGAAACTCCCCCAACAATAGGCGGGAGTGGCAGCTTTATTGATCCCTATAAAACGCCACTACCTCAGGGATTTGAACTGCCCGTATGGTATGATGCCGGCACCAACATTATTGGTACAGGTATAGGGCGCAATGATAGCTATCACTATAAAAAGTCAGCGCTTAATTTTCAGTTTGACCTTGAAACAAGATTAAATGCCATCGAATATTCCTTAGCCAATGAAGAGTTTGTAAATGCCAATAACTGTCCGTCTTTTAGCCTTTTAGGCACGCTATCCAATCCGGATGGACCCTTAGTAGATTTGCCGCTTGATGCTGGTCGTGTTGGTAAAGTGATATTGGGTCTAAATCTAAGCATGACAGATGCTGTCATCAAATTTGAACCTGTCGTAACGATGCTTGATGTTACGCTGGCAGGACAGAAGAAAAGAGATTCCTTAACCCTTAATGACATCTTAAGTCCTGATTTTGCTGCCAGCCTTCAGCAATCTTTTTACACTATTTTAAATCAGGCTGTACAGGCGGCCGCAGGCCAGGTTAAAGATGTGCCCGGCTTTAAAACGACTTATGAGCTTCTATCTTTATTAGGGCTTGTAACTACGAGAAACAAAGAAAATGATCCTTATGCTATCAATGTTGACGGATGGAACGGACTTTTGGCGAATTTTGATACGTATATAGAAAATCAACTTTCGTCCTTGCTGACCAATGTCGATGCAAGAAAACAGCTATTCGGTTTCTTAGAGAATATTTTTGATATCTCTATTCCGCAATTCCCAAAACCACTGTTAGATCTCCTGCATGGCTTAGGCATCTGTGGCCCTTCAGAGCAGGGGTATCCTCTGTATCCTAAAGCATTACTGGAGATATGCTCAAGCCCTGTAGACAGTATCCGTTCGCGCTTTGAAGATTTATTCTCTAATACGACATCGCTGACCGCATTGGCAAAGGAGCTGGTACAAGATATCCCACCGACGCAATGGGGCAGTTTTACATTCAGCACCAATAGCAGTGGCGTAGTCACTTTATCTGTATTGCCGAAAGATGCATGGAAGCTAGGTACCTTTGCGGAATTCAGTGGAAGTTTTAGCCTTGATCTTATTAACTCATCGCTGATATTGACCTTAGACGGATACTGCCCGGTGTTGGGCTTATCATTAAGTAACACGATAAATTTAAAATATCCGGTAAGCCAGGACACTATATTCACTTCCAAAATAACTTGGGGAGACGGTAGCAAACCTGCTGCCGACCCATTACAATTATACCCATTCAACGGACAGGATTTTGTAGATCAGCTGTCTAAAATTGCTCCGGCCTATGTACTGAACGTACTTCTAAATGCCGTATTGGAAGACAGTTTATTGAATAAATATCCATTCTTGCAACAGGTGTTTAGTGGGCTCGGTCTCGCTACAAAAGTAGATTCTTCTCAGAAAGCCGGACTCGTTATGGCAGCAAACGGGCAGGAGTGGAGCATGCAATCTCTTTTAGGAATCTTGAAAGATCCGCTGCCGTGGTTGCTGTCAGATAGTGTTTTGGGGCACGACGGTAGATTTAATGTGGGCGCGCTTGTACATTTACTGAGCAATCTTCCAAAAGTATCAACAGAGAGTGGCATTATGGTAACTCCACTTGAAAACGGTGCGAAAATCTCTGGTCTGCCATATGGACTAGGCATAGACCTTACAGGGGAGAATGGCGTAGCCTCGTTCCTGTTTGGCACCAAGAAAATAGATATTGCAGATGGCACGGCGGTGCTAGACAATCTAAGGCTTAAGGTCGATCTCGATGCCAACTTCCAACCGGCATTTGCAGGTGCTCTCGATATTTCTACCACAAAAGCTGATTTTCCATTTTACCTATCTGCAGGTTTCGATAAGCAGTTTCTGCTGAAGATATCCAGAGGAACTCCGGATAAACCGGAAGGACTAGACCTACAGCTGCTTCCGTTTTTAGGATGGGGCAATATCGCAGGACAGGCAGCAGGCCTAGCGGCTGCAACGCTAGTAAAAGACCTTACTCCTAAGTTGCTGAAAGCATTATCTGAAACTAAAGCAAAACCATTTATTGATAAATTGACTGGTTTTGCAACAGCTGTAGACGTAAACGATCTTGTTACCGCATTATTAAAGATACTCACTCCACAAAATTTCCGGGATAAAACCCAAACAGAGCTTTTTGCCATGGTAGAGGAAGCAGGGTTAAGCTGGCTTAGAGGCAGATTTAATCCTGATAATGCGGCCACAACTGCTGATGCCGTTAAAGCGTTGCTGGACGGTGTTGTGCCCGGCGAACTCACCACCAACAAAGGGATGATATTGTTCAAACCGGGTGAAAATTTCCCGGTACTAAAAGCAGGTTTAAACGATAAGAATCTACTAGGACTATGGGCAGGGCTTGAACTCCCTAAGCTAGAAATAGTAGACATTAATATAGCGGATGCCGGTGCCGGAATTGATATTAACACTGGGGAATTCGATTTTAATTTCGGATTAGACATCATGATTCCGGTAGAAGGAGCGTCCGGACCATCGCTTAACCTGCACTATGTATCAGCAGATGGCTTTGTGTTAAACATAGATCCGCTAACTAGTAAGACAGAAACAGGAATGGTCAATTCGTCCTTGAAGCGACAGCTCCTTCCTGAATTTTTTCCAGGACCCAATTCGTTGTCAGACAAGATGAGCGAATGGATATTTAGCGTGTTTAAAAACGTAGTGCCTCGCTATATATCGGCACTTATACTCAATCAGGAGAGCGTACATGCCTGGCTGGAAGCGCCGGTTATAAGTACAGGATCTGGCGCGCCTTCTCCGGCATTGCTCCTAGAGGCCACCTCACTCATCGTAAGTAGTGGAGCAACAGAAAAGAAATATTACCTCAACTCATTTGATAACCTTTTAAATATTACACCAGAGGCTTTCTTTGGCAATTTGCTCCAAACTTTAATGCAAAATGAAATCACGCTATTGAACTTTGGTGAAGGTAAAAAATCAAGTATTAAAATTGGTCCTGATCCAAATCACCAAGGAAATTACGGACTGCATCTCTTTGCGCCAAATTTAAAAATTGATGCAATACCGAACATTGTATTGCAACTGGGTGATGAAGACGACGAATGGATAAAAGGCAGTGGTGGAGATAAACTATCTAATCCCGGAATTGGCATATACCTGCCGATCAAATCGGACGCTGAAACAAAGGGACTGTCCGCCGATTTCACAAGAATCAATCTGGTATTTAATAATGTAGGCTTTGATATAGTGGGCACCAAGGGCAAACCATTGGTCGATTTCAGCCGGTTTGTCATCAATGCTATCAAGCCACGTGTATTGTTTGATCTGAATCTTAACGGAGGTAGCCCCGAGATTACATTTGGCGCGGCGGCTACGCTGGAAGACATCGGTATTTCACTGGCACCGTCCAATATGGTATCCGGAGCAGAAGGCAATCCCATTGCAAGCAACTTATTGGGTTCCGGCGATAAGGAGAATGAAAATAATCCCGCTACCAATCCTACTTTTTCCGTAACAGCCGGGTATACCAAAAATGTATACGTCAATCTGAAAAGCAATACCGGTGATGGTACGCAGGTGATACTTCCTGTCCAAAGATCATTTGGTCCATTGTATGTGGATAGCCTTGGGTTGGGCTGGGATGCAAAAAGCTTGGAGAGATACCTGCATTTTCTATTCTCAGGAAGCGTGGAACTGGCAGGATTAAAAGCTACGCTTATTGGCTTGGATGTGGGATTACCTACAAATACCCCAGCCGATTTTAAAGCCTATACATTAGACCTTCAGGGCTTGGACATCAGCTTTGATGGAGGTAGCGTGAGCCTCGATGCCGGATTACTAAAGCAGACAGAACCGTTTTTATGTTATAATGGTACAGCAGTCATCAAAGGAGGATCATTCTCTTTGATGGCGTTGGGTTCCTATGCCGAGATACCCGTATCCAGCCAACCGAATGCTGCTACTGCGCCATCATTATTTGTTTTCGGAGTATTAAATGCACCATTGGGTGGTCCACCGGCATTCTTTATTACAGGAGTTGCCGCCGGCTTTAGTTACAACCGCTCTATCATGATACCCTCGATAGAGAAAGTACAGGAGTTCCCACTGGTTAGAGGAGTTGTAGAAGGTAGCTTTACCAGTAATGACCCAGTGGAGGCGCTTAAAAGCCTTTCCGAGATCGTTAAACCTGAAATAGGACAGTACTGGGTCGCCGCCGGATTGAAATTCAAATCTTTTGAGTTGGTGAATACCGTGGCCTTGCTGTTTCTGAGCTTTGGTAAAGAATGGGATATCAATCTGCTTGGTTTGAGTTATGCCACATTACCACCGGAAGTGCCGGAGATCGCGATTGCTTATTTTGAGCTTGCTATAAAAGCATCCTTCAAGCCCACCGAGGGAATAATTTCTGCTGAGGCAAGATTAACACCAAATTCTTATGTGCTTACCAAAGATTGTAAAGTAACCGGCGGATTTGCATTTTACCTATGGTATAAAGATATAACAACGGACGACTACAAAATAGCTGCCGGAGATTTTGTGATCACTCTCGGAGGGTATCATCCGGCATTTAGTAAGCCTGTGTACTACCCTGATGTACCACGCCTTGGTATGCAGTGGAAAATGGATATACCAGTAGGTAAGATCAGCATTGTTGGAGGAGCCTACTTCGCACTTTGCCCTACAGCAATTATGGCGGGTGGTTACCTGAATGTGAGCTATGAACTAGGACCTTTAAGTGCCTGGCTGAACGCTTATGCCAATTTCCTGATAGAGTGGAAACCATTTTATTTTAATGTAGGTATTGGTATTACCATAGGAGTTGCTTTTGGCACGACCATAGCGGGCGTATCTGTCACGCTTAAAGCAGAATTGGGTGCCAAACTTTATCTGGAAGGTCCACCAACACATGGGTTTATTGAGGTTAATTGGTATGTGATTTCCTTTACCATACCTATCGGATCGGGTGATACCAATAAAGACAATCAACTTACCTGGGAGTTGTTCGAGAAGAGTTTTCTGCCAGCCAACGCCAAGTCAGACGATAGATCAGCACATCAAAGCTTCATTGTCGATAGCTTTAAAGCTGAAGGAACTCAACAGGAAGTGGTCAAGTGGACTGCTCAAAAAGGTATGCTGAGTACAAATACCAATAGCGAAATATGGTTGGTAAATCCTGTTCCCTTTTCTGTATCTGTACAGTCGGTAATTCCCACCAATCTGGTCACGGTTAGCGGTTCTGATGTTAAAATAATCGGAAAACCTGTAGGAATACGTCCGATGGGTTACATCAACAACCTTGATGCTCCCTTTACGATTGCCATTGTAGACGAAGGAGGAAACGAAATTGATCTGAAGAAAAACGAAATTACGCTGACCGCTATAACTAATGGAGCACCATCGGCATTATGGTCGAAAGAAATGCTCGACAAAAAGCAGGCACCGGATGCATCAACCATGCTTATTGAAGGGGCATTATTTGGGTTAACACTTGCCGCAGATCATTATAAAATCCCCAAAAACTTACCTGCTTTTGATTTGAGCAACCTGGAATACGACGATAATCCGTACAGACTGCTTCCATATGCACTTGTGCCTTCCTATCCTGCAGCATCTTTGTATCCGGATCAGAACAGGTCGTACACGATTATCAAACGATCCGTCATGAATAGTGAGGTAATCGCTAAACGTGAAGGCGTATTTAAAGCGCTTAGGGCAAGTGAGATCAACGCTCCTGCAAATCCGGATTTATCGGTCATGGCATTTAGTGCAGAAATGATACTTCAGGATCTTCCTGTAATTGCAAGGATTGGAGTTTACCAAAATGGTGGGCAGGTGGTCGGTGGTAATGCTCTTCCAAAAGTGACGAGGATTAAAAAAGTCATATCTAAGAAGAAAGAGATCGGACAGCCACGCCTGCACGCGGTAGTAAAAAGATACAACAGCAGGGCGGTGATCAGGGGTTTGCGGGATGCTACATTAAGTGACTTGCCCACTTACAATACCTTAGTGAGAGCAAGTTGGTCCGACAAGAAGGAGGTTCCGCTTACAGATAACCTACCATCTCCTAATTTCATTACCGTACACGATGGAGGTGTAGCTATATGGGAAGTAGACGAGAAGAGCCTTGTTACCGTCAATAACGATGGAGATCTTCCCGTTCTGGTATTCTCATTCAATAAGTATAGAGAGATCACCGAAATGAAATTCTTCGAATCAGGAACTACCTACACACTTCCTGCTTTTACGGCGCAGGTGGTGATACAAGGCTATGGACAGCATATTGAAAATGCCGTTGGCTGGCAGAGCAACACGTTGCTCTCCAAAGTCAATTCAGTATGGGCACTCACAGACAGGGCGCTGATAAGGGTACAGAACAGCCAGCGCATAACCGTTCCGGGAACTGGCAAGCAAATGGGGCTTATAGATACCTGCTATATGCTTGAAAACAATATGGTGCAAGGTTTAAATGGTCTGGAACCGGGCTGGATACAGTCGCTATTTCCGATAACATGCAAGTACATTGCGGTACTTACTGAAAGCGTGATTGAGGGCGATACCGATCTCTTAACCACCATAACAGCCGGCGAAATTCCTCAAAAGGCGGGACTTACTATTCCGTTGAAAACCCACATACACGAGGGCAAGACCACGTTGATCTACGCCGTGCCTGAAACCAAGGATACCGATACGTATTATGGCGTAGTGACCAAGCCGGGCAGTAGTGACTTAAGCATCATCGGTATGTACGGAATTAATAACCTAGAAGAATTTTCGGGAAATCTTTGGAACAGCTTATCGCTTGAATACGGAGCCATAGACCTGGAAGCCGAAAACAACAAATCATGTACTTTAAATGTAACGGCTAAATAA